One genomic segment of Stigmatopora argus isolate UIUO_Sarg chromosome 18, RoL_Sarg_1.0, whole genome shotgun sequence includes these proteins:
- the LOC144092716 gene encoding uncharacterized protein LOC144092716 isoform X1: MSPEVCSFCGKSFKRLKSHLPHCKAAKSSLGDHSTDASPPSSRLKPDSPKLTEKKTPAVSKKTSPESSGKSGKGSPPKSKKSIRPSIESSHASKGPDSAPQSLATNFNSENKELLVAKSPKPKGTSKKRQTKQKMDIEKPIPQITLKPIPHITLQHVGSTLNQTKTSKPSIRIETTKINTKPEMRPPDTDIVLQPKVSLPLPKYVSYPSTTSKVSLHQSELASVPPVRFPELQSRTGDTAATMEARKHSPSGRSLGQVTLGELPEWLARRTPQRPRDAVDVVQKGWQWYYRKYIDVRKGGVGGVGMLLAGYCVLSYVWSYPHLSEYTHTRFTAFWEEKKYFFVCFRKGSLEEVPLK; this comes from the exons ATGAGCCCTG AAGTGTGTTCTTTCTGTGGAAAGTCCTTCAAGAGGTTAAAAAGTCACCTGCCCCACTGCAAGGCAGCAAAGTCCTCTTTGGGCGACCATTCAACTGACGCGTCCCCGCCATCCAGTCGGCTAAAGCCAGACTCGCCCAAGCTGACTgagaaaaagacaccagctgtTAGTAAAAAGACATCGCCAGAGTCGTCTGGGAAAAGTGGAAAGGGTTCCCCTCCCAAGTCAAAGAAAAGCATCCGGCCCTCCATCGAGTCCAGTCATGCATCAAAAGGACCGGATTCAGCTCCGCAAAGTCTGGCCACAAATTTCAATTCTGAAAACAAAGAGCTTTTAGTTGCCAAGTCTCCCAAACCCAAAGGCACCTCTAAAAAGagacaaaccaaacaaaaaatggaCATAGAAAAACCGATACCCCAGATTACGCTAAAACCAATACCCCATATTACGCTGCAGCACGTTGGCAGCACATTAAACCAAACCAAGACAAGCAAGCCGAGCATCCGCATAGAAAccacaaaaataaacactaaaCCAGAGATGAGACCACCGGATACAGACATCGTTTTACAACCCAAAGTGTCTCTCCCTTTGCCTAAATATGTTTCCTATCCATCAACAACTTCCAAAGTTAGTCTTCACCAGTCTGAACTTGCCTCGGTACCACCAGTACGCTTTCCTGAGCTCCAGTCCAGGACTGGAGACACAGCAGCGACGATGGAAGCGAGGAAGCACAGCCCCTCAG GGCGAAGCCTGGGTCAGGTGACCCTGGGGGAGCTTCCTGAGTGGCTGGCCCGCAGGACCCCACAGCGTCCACGAGATGCTGTCGATGTGGTGCAGAAAG GCTGGCAATGGTACTACAGGAAGTATATTGACGTGAGGAAAGGCGGTGTGGGCGGCGTTGGGATGCTATTGGCAGGATACTGTGTGCTCAGCTATGTATGGTCTTACCCACATCTGAGTgagtatacacacacacgctttACAGcattttgggaggaaaaaaagtatttttttgtatgttttagaAAGGGATCGCTGGAGGAAGTaccattaaaataa
- the bicral gene encoding BRD4-interacting chromatin-remodeling complex-associated protein-like isoform X2, producing the protein MDDEDDRHLLDILGDVDALNDYLHGNNSKSIEEDDVANAAYGSDASFFAGDAANARLKDGSSTMAGFDADPTGDGLQLSSGLSFIEDHLGVGSPPGGGVDLGEEQPFDILQKSLLEADITEQTLAQEALLDSQPAPTLVQAPVPFSSQLVPAGYGGGAGATPAPATTALPAGQFLQGVSPLPNGSAQHIQLLGSFGTGSGVVTLSGLERTPQIVLRAAGPVAAAGSPSPAPQVFAPTQGHLGFKNIPLQNVIIQRGPGGTQTLIRPIQPKPHQAVFSLQPAAPTLASVTTNATANGSLLVDQQQAQTNVQAGQFLLPGHLAIHNGPTAEMAPHNTAQLVAGQKHPTQVGGQLLVNHGDPAQTRKAVPCAPGRLSLVSQGQFSGSPVQRLLVTTTPNCTSLSPLPNAAATPAQEHRQNASGAAVKQAQLSAQKRPAPAPLTKGGMILQQLREHHERVDTPDRRHFASFGDVLHRLLPFHVFQGAPPSHEEFSQVDEEFESVATHVLIKTQAMINKYRRLLLTESEHSSPSSEMVMIDRTFNQEERQCLTQDKRMLLVDPDAFLEDFCCGLKSKRLPDPAPSPPPSPPAADSSEPALRTDSPPGFGDPGGGGGDQLRVSKSVSEARQGSHASSATAAAARGPDTDSALEAAVNSILEC; encoded by the exons ATGGATGATGAGGATGACCGCCATCTTCTGGATATTTTAGG AGATGTGGACGCATTGAATGACTATCTTCACGGCAACAACAGCAAGTCC ATTGAGGAGGACGACGTAGCCAACGCTGCATACGGCTCCGACGCCTCTTTCTTTGCGGGTGACGCT gCCAACGCCAGACTCAAAGATGGTTCCTCGACAATGGCGGGCTTCGACGCGGACCCGACGGGAGACGGCCTCCAGCTCTCCAGCGGCCTTTCCTTCATCGAGGACCACCTGGGAGTGGGGAGCCCCCCCGGAGGCGGCGTGGACCTCGGCGAAGAGCAACCCTTCGACATCCTGCAAAAGTCCCTGCTGGAGGCCGACATCACGGAGCAGACTTTGGCGCAGGAGGCCTTGCTGGACAGCCAGCCCGCGCCCACCCTGGTGCAGGCCCCCGTCCCCTTCTCCTCACAGCTGGTCCCGGCGGGCTACGGGGGCGGCGCGGGCGCTACGCCGGCCCCGGCGACCACCGCGTTACCGGCCGGACAGTTCCTCCAGGGCGTGTCGCCGCTGCCCAACGGCTCGGCGCAGCACATCCAGCTGCTGGGCTCCTTCGGGACGGGGAGCGGAGTCGTGACCCTGAGCGGTCTGGAAAGAACTCCTCAGATCGTGCTGAGGGCGGCCGGCCCCGTCGCCGCGGCGGGGTCGCCGTCCCCGGCCCCCCAGGTTTTCGCCCCCACCCAGGGCCATCTGGGCTTCAAGAACATTCCCCTCCAGAACGTCATCATCCAAAGAGGTCCGGGAGGGACGCAGACGCTCATCCGGCCCATTCAGCCAAAACCGCATCAGGCGGTCTTCAGCCTCCAGCCCGCCGCCCCCACCTTGGCGAGCGTGACCACCAACGCCACGGCCAACGGCTCTCTGCTGGTGGATCAGCAGCAGGCGCAAACTAACGTCCAGGCGGGACAGTTTTTGCTGCCCGGTCACTTGGCCATCCACAACGGCCCCACCGCCGAAATGGCGCCGCATAACACGGCGCAGTTAGTCGCCGGGCAGAAACATCCGACGCAGGTCGGCGGTCAGCTCCTCGTCAATCACGGCGATCCGGCGCAGACGCGGAAGGCCGTGCCCTGCGCCCCCGGACGGCTGTCGCTGGTCAGCCAGGGGCAATTCTCCGGCAGCCCCGTGCAGCGTCTCCTGGTGACGACAACGCCCAACTGCACGTCTTTGTCGCCTTTACCCAACGCGGCGGCGACGCCGGCGCAAGAGCACAGACAG aatgcatcagGAGCTGCTGTCAAACAGGCGCAGCTCAGCGCACAAAAGAGGCCCGCCCCCGCGCCGCTGACTAAGGGAGGAAT gattttACAGCAGCTGAGGGAACATCACGAGCGGGTGGACACGCCCGACCGGCGACACTTTGCGTCGTTCGGAGACGTGTTGCATAGGCTCCTCCCCTTTCACGTGTTCCAAGGTGCGCCGCCCAGCCACGAGGAGTTCTCGCAAG TGGATGAGGAGTTTGAGTCCGTCGCCACTCACGTCTTGATCAAGACGCAGGCCATGATCAATAAATATAGACGACTGCTTTTGACTGAATCTGAG CATTCCAGTCCTTCGTCGGAAATGGTGATGATCGACAGGACCTTCAATCAAGAGGAACGCCAATGCCTGACGCAAGACAAGCGCATGCTTCTCGTGGATCCAG ACGCTTTCTTGGAGGACTTCTGCTGCGGTCTAAAGTCCAAACGTTTGCCAGACCCCGCCCCCtctccgccgccgtcgccgcccgcCGCCGACTCGAGCGAGCCGGCGCTCAGGACAGACTCGCCGCCTGGCTTCGGCGACCCGGGAGGAGGGGGCGGCGACCAACTCCGGGTTTCCAAAAGCGTCTCGGAGGCGCGGCAAGGTAGCCACGCCTCGTCggcaacggcggcggcggcgaggggcCCGGACACGGACTCGGCTCTGGAGGCGGCCGTCAACAGCATCCTGGAATGTTAA
- the prph2a gene encoding peripherin-2a, producing MALLKVKFDLKKRVKLAQSVWFLFWFAVMAGVLVFGMGLFFKIELRKRSELMDNNESHFLPNLLILVGLVACGINALGGKICYDSLDPSKFVKWKPVLKNFLMACVLFNVSLVVTALLCFIMRIPLQFTLAEGLRNGMRFYKDTDTPGRCYMKRTLDLMQIEFRCCGNDNYRDWFEIQWVSNRYLDFSAKEVKDRIGSNVDGQYLMDGVPFSCCNPSSPRPCIQHQMTNNTAHYSYDHYTEELNVWRSGCRDALLSYYGGMMTTIGLLVLLVTMLEVAVTAGLQYVDSSLSTLANPEDPESESEGWLLEKTVKETLTDIMAKMKAMCKGGKVEEGGEEGGVATVS from the exons ATGGCTCTGCTAAAGGTCAAGTTCGATCTGAAAAAGCGGGTAAAGCTCGCCCAGAGCGTGTGGTTCCTCTTCTGGTTCGCCGTCATGGCCGGCGTGCTGGTCTTCGGCATGGGCCTCTTCTTCAAGATCGAGCTGCGGAAACGCTCGGAATTGATGGACAACAACGAGAGCCACTTCCTGCCCAACCTGCTCATCCTGGTGGGCCTGGTGGCGTGCGGCATCAACGCCCTGGGCGGCAAGATCTGCTACGACTCGTTGGACCCCAGCAAGTTCGTCAAGTGGAAGCCAGTGCTGAAGAACTTCCTGATGGCCTGCGTGCTCTTCAACGTCTCGTTGGTGGTCACGGCCTTGCTGTGTTTCATCATGCGCATCCCGTTGCAGTTCACGCTGGCCGAGGGCCTGCGCAACGGGATGCGCTTCTACAAGGACACGGACACGCCGGGGCGATGCTACATGAAGCGGACGCTGGACCTCATGCAGATCGAGTTCCGATGCTGCGGGAACGACAACTACCGGGACTGGTTCGAGATCCAGTGGGTCAGCAACCGCTACCTGGATTTCAGCGCTAAAGAGGTCAAAGA CCGCATCGGAAGCAACGTGGACGGCCAGTACCTGATGGACGGCGTCCCCTTCAGCTGCTGTAACCCGAGCTCGCCGCGGCCATGCATCCAGCACCAGATGACCAACAACACGGCGCACTACAGCTACGACCACTACACCGAAGAGCTCAACGTGTGGAGGAGCGGTTGTCGCGACGCTCTCCTCTCCTACTATGGCGGCATGATGACCACCATCGGCCTCCTGGTGCTGCTGGTCACCATGCTGGAG GTGGCGGTGACGGCGGGCTTGCAGTACGTGGACAGCTCACTGTCCACTCTGGCCAACCCCGAAGACcccgagagcgagagcgagggCTGGCTCTTGGAGAAGACGGTCAAGGAGACCCTCACCGACATCATGGCCAAAATGAAGGCCATGTGCAAAGGCGGCAAAGTGGAAGAAGGAGGCGAAGAGGGCGGCGTGGCCACCGTCAGCTGA
- the tbcc gene encoding tubulin-specific chaperone C yields MEAADEMAEPDSRNCAVKIKERLEKRHKGRLEDAERRKEAKDNHLVASENAEYFLSTFNEERAAIEELLCGCLGVDQKVVTQKLEEVSAKMMHLQKFLNDSMMFLTPHDRRKAQVTIQKLQTCLTETREQVLPKKKFGFRGRTKASSATVEESAVSPPADRGTSHVDGTAQVDGDPPVAQCGFSNMRDAVLVKTAEEIQKEDVLLCHLSNCKVRLYGSPSTLHLKHIDRCEILCGPVATSVFVDFCERSTLVLACQQLRTHNTQDTRVYLHVTSRAIVEDCHGIGFAPYSWSYPNLEEDLRTAGLDPEKNNWDQVDDFNWLAAGTPSPNWAVIPEADRKTAWEA; encoded by the coding sequence ATGGAGGCAGCCGATGAAATGGCTGAGCCGGATAGCCGCAACTGTGCCGTTAAGATAAAGGAGCGGCTGGAGAAGCGCCACAAAGGGAGACTAGAGGACGCAGAGCGGCGAAAAGAAGCAAAAGACAACCATTTGGTCGCTAGCGAAAATGCCGAATACTTCCTCAGCACGTTTAACGAGGAACGGGCTGCAATCGAGGAACTGCTCTGCGGCTGCTTGGGCGTGGACCAAAAGGTGGTGACGCAGAAGCTTGAGGAGGTTTCGGCTAAAATGATGCATTTGCAAAAGTTCCTCAACGACAGCATGATGTTTCTGACTCCCCACGACCGGCGTAAAGCCCAGGTGACCATCCAGAAGCTGCAGACGTGTCTCACCGAGACGAGAGAGCAGGTGCTTCCCAAGAAAAAATTCGGTTTCCGGGGTCGCACTAAAGCTTCCTCAGCCACCGTGGAGGAGTCCGCTGTCTCTCCGCCAGCAGATCGTGGCACTTCCCATGTAGATGGCACTGCCCAAGTAGATGGAGATCCACCTGTTGCCCAATGCGGCTTTTCCAACATGCGTGACGCGGTCCTGGTAAAGACAGCGGAGGAGATCCAGAAAGAAGACGTGCTCTTGTGCCACTTGTCCAATTGCAAGGTCCGTTTGTATGGTTCACCTAGCACATTGCACCTGAAGCACATCGACCGCTGCGAGATCCTGTGCGGGCCCGTGGCCACCTCCGTCTTTGTGGACTTCTGCGAGCGGAGCACCCTGGTTTTGGCCTGTCAGCAGCTGCGCACCCACAACACTCAAGACACCCGCGTCTACCTGCACGTCACCAGCCGCGCCATCGTGGAAGACTGCCACGGCATCGGCTTCGCGCCGTACTCTTGGTCCTACCCTAACCTGGAGGAGGACCTGCGTACGGCCGGACTGGACCCGGAGAAGAACAACTGGGACCAGGTGGACGACTTCAACTGGCTGGCCGCGGGCACGCCGTCACCTAACTGGGCGGTTATTCCGGAAGCGGACCGCAAAACTGCTTGGGAAGCTTAA
- the LOC144092716 gene encoding uncharacterized protein LOC144092716 isoform X2, translating into MSPEVCSFCGKSFKRLKSHLPHCKAAKSSLGDHSTDASPPSSRLKPDSPKLTEKKTPAVSKKTSPESSGKSGKGSPPKSKKSIRPSIESSHASKGPDSAPQSLATNFNSENKELLVAKSPKPKGTSKKRQTKQKMDIEKPIPQITLKPIPHITLQHVGSTLNQTKTSKPSIRIETTKINTKPEMRPPDTDIVLQPKVSLPLPKYVSYPSTTSKVSLHQSELASVPPVRFPELQSRTGDTAATMEARKHSPSGRSLGQVTLGELPEWLARRTPQRPRDAVDVVQKGWQWYYRKYIDVRKGGVGGVGMLLAGYCVLSYVWSYPHLKRDRWRKYH; encoded by the exons ATGAGCCCTG AAGTGTGTTCTTTCTGTGGAAAGTCCTTCAAGAGGTTAAAAAGTCACCTGCCCCACTGCAAGGCAGCAAAGTCCTCTTTGGGCGACCATTCAACTGACGCGTCCCCGCCATCCAGTCGGCTAAAGCCAGACTCGCCCAAGCTGACTgagaaaaagacaccagctgtTAGTAAAAAGACATCGCCAGAGTCGTCTGGGAAAAGTGGAAAGGGTTCCCCTCCCAAGTCAAAGAAAAGCATCCGGCCCTCCATCGAGTCCAGTCATGCATCAAAAGGACCGGATTCAGCTCCGCAAAGTCTGGCCACAAATTTCAATTCTGAAAACAAAGAGCTTTTAGTTGCCAAGTCTCCCAAACCCAAAGGCACCTCTAAAAAGagacaaaccaaacaaaaaatggaCATAGAAAAACCGATACCCCAGATTACGCTAAAACCAATACCCCATATTACGCTGCAGCACGTTGGCAGCACATTAAACCAAACCAAGACAAGCAAGCCGAGCATCCGCATAGAAAccacaaaaataaacactaaaCCAGAGATGAGACCACCGGATACAGACATCGTTTTACAACCCAAAGTGTCTCTCCCTTTGCCTAAATATGTTTCCTATCCATCAACAACTTCCAAAGTTAGTCTTCACCAGTCTGAACTTGCCTCGGTACCACCAGTACGCTTTCCTGAGCTCCAGTCCAGGACTGGAGACACAGCAGCGACGATGGAAGCGAGGAAGCACAGCCCCTCAG GGCGAAGCCTGGGTCAGGTGACCCTGGGGGAGCTTCCTGAGTGGCTGGCCCGCAGGACCCCACAGCGTCCACGAGATGCTGTCGATGTGGTGCAGAAAG GCTGGCAATGGTACTACAGGAAGTATATTGACGTGAGGAAAGGCGGTGTGGGCGGCGTTGGGATGCTATTGGCAGGATACTGTGTGCTCAGCTATGTATGGTCTTACCCACATCTGA aAAGGGATCGCTGGAGGAAGTaccattaa
- the bicral gene encoding BRD4-interacting chromatin-remodeling complex-associated protein-like isoform X1, whose amino-acid sequence MHSHGVMDDEDDRHLLDILGDVDALNDYLHGNNSKSIEEDDVANAAYGSDASFFAGDAANARLKDGSSTMAGFDADPTGDGLQLSSGLSFIEDHLGVGSPPGGGVDLGEEQPFDILQKSLLEADITEQTLAQEALLDSQPAPTLVQAPVPFSSQLVPAGYGGGAGATPAPATTALPAGQFLQGVSPLPNGSAQHIQLLGSFGTGSGVVTLSGLERTPQIVLRAAGPVAAAGSPSPAPQVFAPTQGHLGFKNIPLQNVIIQRGPGGTQTLIRPIQPKPHQAVFSLQPAAPTLASVTTNATANGSLLVDQQQAQTNVQAGQFLLPGHLAIHNGPTAEMAPHNTAQLVAGQKHPTQVGGQLLVNHGDPAQTRKAVPCAPGRLSLVSQGQFSGSPVQRLLVTTTPNCTSLSPLPNAAATPAQEHRQNASGAAVKQAQLSAQKRPAPAPLTKGGMILQQLREHHERVDTPDRRHFASFGDVLHRLLPFHVFQGAPPSHEEFSQVDEEFESVATHVLIKTQAMINKYRRLLLTESEHSSPSSEMVMIDRTFNQEERQCLTQDKRMLLVDPDAFLEDFCCGLKSKRLPDPAPSPPPSPPAADSSEPALRTDSPPGFGDPGGGGGDQLRVSKSVSEARQGSHASSATAAAARGPDTDSALEAAVNSILEC is encoded by the exons ATGCACTCCCATG GTGTCATGGATGATGAGGATGACCGCCATCTTCTGGATATTTTAGG AGATGTGGACGCATTGAATGACTATCTTCACGGCAACAACAGCAAGTCC ATTGAGGAGGACGACGTAGCCAACGCTGCATACGGCTCCGACGCCTCTTTCTTTGCGGGTGACGCT gCCAACGCCAGACTCAAAGATGGTTCCTCGACAATGGCGGGCTTCGACGCGGACCCGACGGGAGACGGCCTCCAGCTCTCCAGCGGCCTTTCCTTCATCGAGGACCACCTGGGAGTGGGGAGCCCCCCCGGAGGCGGCGTGGACCTCGGCGAAGAGCAACCCTTCGACATCCTGCAAAAGTCCCTGCTGGAGGCCGACATCACGGAGCAGACTTTGGCGCAGGAGGCCTTGCTGGACAGCCAGCCCGCGCCCACCCTGGTGCAGGCCCCCGTCCCCTTCTCCTCACAGCTGGTCCCGGCGGGCTACGGGGGCGGCGCGGGCGCTACGCCGGCCCCGGCGACCACCGCGTTACCGGCCGGACAGTTCCTCCAGGGCGTGTCGCCGCTGCCCAACGGCTCGGCGCAGCACATCCAGCTGCTGGGCTCCTTCGGGACGGGGAGCGGAGTCGTGACCCTGAGCGGTCTGGAAAGAACTCCTCAGATCGTGCTGAGGGCGGCCGGCCCCGTCGCCGCGGCGGGGTCGCCGTCCCCGGCCCCCCAGGTTTTCGCCCCCACCCAGGGCCATCTGGGCTTCAAGAACATTCCCCTCCAGAACGTCATCATCCAAAGAGGTCCGGGAGGGACGCAGACGCTCATCCGGCCCATTCAGCCAAAACCGCATCAGGCGGTCTTCAGCCTCCAGCCCGCCGCCCCCACCTTGGCGAGCGTGACCACCAACGCCACGGCCAACGGCTCTCTGCTGGTGGATCAGCAGCAGGCGCAAACTAACGTCCAGGCGGGACAGTTTTTGCTGCCCGGTCACTTGGCCATCCACAACGGCCCCACCGCCGAAATGGCGCCGCATAACACGGCGCAGTTAGTCGCCGGGCAGAAACATCCGACGCAGGTCGGCGGTCAGCTCCTCGTCAATCACGGCGATCCGGCGCAGACGCGGAAGGCCGTGCCCTGCGCCCCCGGACGGCTGTCGCTGGTCAGCCAGGGGCAATTCTCCGGCAGCCCCGTGCAGCGTCTCCTGGTGACGACAACGCCCAACTGCACGTCTTTGTCGCCTTTACCCAACGCGGCGGCGACGCCGGCGCAAGAGCACAGACAG aatgcatcagGAGCTGCTGTCAAACAGGCGCAGCTCAGCGCACAAAAGAGGCCCGCCCCCGCGCCGCTGACTAAGGGAGGAAT gattttACAGCAGCTGAGGGAACATCACGAGCGGGTGGACACGCCCGACCGGCGACACTTTGCGTCGTTCGGAGACGTGTTGCATAGGCTCCTCCCCTTTCACGTGTTCCAAGGTGCGCCGCCCAGCCACGAGGAGTTCTCGCAAG TGGATGAGGAGTTTGAGTCCGTCGCCACTCACGTCTTGATCAAGACGCAGGCCATGATCAATAAATATAGACGACTGCTTTTGACTGAATCTGAG CATTCCAGTCCTTCGTCGGAAATGGTGATGATCGACAGGACCTTCAATCAAGAGGAACGCCAATGCCTGACGCAAGACAAGCGCATGCTTCTCGTGGATCCAG ACGCTTTCTTGGAGGACTTCTGCTGCGGTCTAAAGTCCAAACGTTTGCCAGACCCCGCCCCCtctccgccgccgtcgccgcccgcCGCCGACTCGAGCGAGCCGGCGCTCAGGACAGACTCGCCGCCTGGCTTCGGCGACCCGGGAGGAGGGGGCGGCGACCAACTCCGGGTTTCCAAAAGCGTCTCGGAGGCGCGGCAAGGTAGCCACGCCTCGTCggcaacggcggcggcggcgaggggcCCGGACACGGACTCGGCTCTGGAGGCGGCCGTCAACAGCATCCTGGAATGTTAA
- the bicral gene encoding BRD4-interacting chromatin-remodeling complex-associated protein-like isoform X3, with protein MAGFDADPTGDGLQLSSGLSFIEDHLGVGSPPGGGVDLGEEQPFDILQKSLLEADITEQTLAQEALLDSQPAPTLVQAPVPFSSQLVPAGYGGGAGATPAPATTALPAGQFLQGVSPLPNGSAQHIQLLGSFGTGSGVVTLSGLERTPQIVLRAAGPVAAAGSPSPAPQVFAPTQGHLGFKNIPLQNVIIQRGPGGTQTLIRPIQPKPHQAVFSLQPAAPTLASVTTNATANGSLLVDQQQAQTNVQAGQFLLPGHLAIHNGPTAEMAPHNTAQLVAGQKHPTQVGGQLLVNHGDPAQTRKAVPCAPGRLSLVSQGQFSGSPVQRLLVTTTPNCTSLSPLPNAAATPAQEHRQNASGAAVKQAQLSAQKRPAPAPLTKGGMILQQLREHHERVDTPDRRHFASFGDVLHRLLPFHVFQGAPPSHEEFSQVDEEFESVATHVLIKTQAMINKYRRLLLTESEHSSPSSEMVMIDRTFNQEERQCLTQDKRMLLVDPDAFLEDFCCGLKSKRLPDPAPSPPPSPPAADSSEPALRTDSPPGFGDPGGGGGDQLRVSKSVSEARQGSHASSATAAAARGPDTDSALEAAVNSILEC; from the exons ATGGCGGGCTTCGACGCGGACCCGACGGGAGACGGCCTCCAGCTCTCCAGCGGCCTTTCCTTCATCGAGGACCACCTGGGAGTGGGGAGCCCCCCCGGAGGCGGCGTGGACCTCGGCGAAGAGCAACCCTTCGACATCCTGCAAAAGTCCCTGCTGGAGGCCGACATCACGGAGCAGACTTTGGCGCAGGAGGCCTTGCTGGACAGCCAGCCCGCGCCCACCCTGGTGCAGGCCCCCGTCCCCTTCTCCTCACAGCTGGTCCCGGCGGGCTACGGGGGCGGCGCGGGCGCTACGCCGGCCCCGGCGACCACCGCGTTACCGGCCGGACAGTTCCTCCAGGGCGTGTCGCCGCTGCCCAACGGCTCGGCGCAGCACATCCAGCTGCTGGGCTCCTTCGGGACGGGGAGCGGAGTCGTGACCCTGAGCGGTCTGGAAAGAACTCCTCAGATCGTGCTGAGGGCGGCCGGCCCCGTCGCCGCGGCGGGGTCGCCGTCCCCGGCCCCCCAGGTTTTCGCCCCCACCCAGGGCCATCTGGGCTTCAAGAACATTCCCCTCCAGAACGTCATCATCCAAAGAGGTCCGGGAGGGACGCAGACGCTCATCCGGCCCATTCAGCCAAAACCGCATCAGGCGGTCTTCAGCCTCCAGCCCGCCGCCCCCACCTTGGCGAGCGTGACCACCAACGCCACGGCCAACGGCTCTCTGCTGGTGGATCAGCAGCAGGCGCAAACTAACGTCCAGGCGGGACAGTTTTTGCTGCCCGGTCACTTGGCCATCCACAACGGCCCCACCGCCGAAATGGCGCCGCATAACACGGCGCAGTTAGTCGCCGGGCAGAAACATCCGACGCAGGTCGGCGGTCAGCTCCTCGTCAATCACGGCGATCCGGCGCAGACGCGGAAGGCCGTGCCCTGCGCCCCCGGACGGCTGTCGCTGGTCAGCCAGGGGCAATTCTCCGGCAGCCCCGTGCAGCGTCTCCTGGTGACGACAACGCCCAACTGCACGTCTTTGTCGCCTTTACCCAACGCGGCGGCGACGCCGGCGCAAGAGCACAGACAG aatgcatcagGAGCTGCTGTCAAACAGGCGCAGCTCAGCGCACAAAAGAGGCCCGCCCCCGCGCCGCTGACTAAGGGAGGAAT gattttACAGCAGCTGAGGGAACATCACGAGCGGGTGGACACGCCCGACCGGCGACACTTTGCGTCGTTCGGAGACGTGTTGCATAGGCTCCTCCCCTTTCACGTGTTCCAAGGTGCGCCGCCCAGCCACGAGGAGTTCTCGCAAG TGGATGAGGAGTTTGAGTCCGTCGCCACTCACGTCTTGATCAAGACGCAGGCCATGATCAATAAATATAGACGACTGCTTTTGACTGAATCTGAG CATTCCAGTCCTTCGTCGGAAATGGTGATGATCGACAGGACCTTCAATCAAGAGGAACGCCAATGCCTGACGCAAGACAAGCGCATGCTTCTCGTGGATCCAG ACGCTTTCTTGGAGGACTTCTGCTGCGGTCTAAAGTCCAAACGTTTGCCAGACCCCGCCCCCtctccgccgccgtcgccgcccgcCGCCGACTCGAGCGAGCCGGCGCTCAGGACAGACTCGCCGCCTGGCTTCGGCGACCCGGGAGGAGGGGGCGGCGACCAACTCCGGGTTTCCAAAAGCGTCTCGGAGGCGCGGCAAGGTAGCCACGCCTCGTCggcaacggcggcggcggcgaggggcCCGGACACGGACTCGGCTCTGGAGGCGGCCGTCAACAGCATCCTGGAATGTTAA